CCACCGACATATAAGAGAATGGCAAATTCGTATTCGCCTAACGTGAGAAGCAGGCAAGGGGGTAGAAAGTACGCAATCACGTTTACGATGGTGTAGCGATTGTGCTCCTTCCACTCTGTGAAAATTCCTGCGAGGGCTACGATGAACAGGAAGGGACTGATTCCAATGAAATGGAGTGGAGAATCTCCGATTTCCAGATACTGGATACCAGTTATAGGTCTCCCTGCGAGCAGTGTATATAGGAGTAAGATCATCGTGCCGAAATACAGAATCTTGCTATATCTTTTTAATTTACTGTAATCCCAAAAGAGAATCGCCACGAGTACGACTGTTCCGATCATGATTCCGACCAGTTGTCTCCCGATCAAATTACGATTATCTTCCGCAATATGAAGAGAATACAGGATAACCAGCCCGATAGTTAGCAGGATTCCAACAATAGAAACAATCCCCCACTCCATCCGCGGCTTATGCGCCTGATGCAGATACCGCCCTACATCGACAGGATCACCCATCTCCGCAATCGCAATCCGAGTCGCTTCATCTTCCCCATATCCAGCCTCACGATAATCCTCGATCTTTTCGGCGAAATGATTCTCCAACTCTAGTGTAATGGCTGGATGAACCTCTTTATTCTTAATCTGGCCGCAAACTTCTTTTATGTAATGCGCAATTCGCTTGTTTTCGATCATGTAGGCTGTCCTCCCAACACGGAGTCAACAGCGGTACGAAAAGATTCCCACTCCTGTTTTTTCTCTTTGAGATACTTCTTGCCTTCGCGGGTGATTTGATAATATTTGCGTTTTCGCTCTCCTTCACCTTCGCTCCAAAACGCCTCGACTTTTCCTTCAGACTCAAGGGTATGGAGAATGGGATAGAGGGTGCCTTCCTTGAGAGACAGCACACCGTTCGAGCTAGTTTCCATCGTCTTGATCATCTCATAGCCGTACATCGCCTTTTGTTCCAGCAAGGTAAGAATGAGAATGACCGTACTACCTTTCATCAACTCTTTGTTAACTGCCATAGCTACCTCCTTGTACCTCGGATTTCGATGCCTCGAATATCTATGTATCATTCTATTCCATAAAAGGGAAAAAAGAAAGACTTCCTCGTCAGGAAGTCTTGTTATATGTGTCTAGGAAGGCATTGGGGTAGGAGTTGGTTTTCCGTAGCCTTGCCCATAGGTTTGATCTATGTAGTTACGAATTTCTTTTGTAGATTTGCCTTCTTCTTTCATCTTGCCGGAAATAACGGCGATTTCCATGCATACGCCGCAACGAGTGCCGTGGTCATCCCAGACGATGGAGCCATCAGACTTTTCTTCTTTGATGAAGCAGTTGCCGTTATGCCCGTGTCCAGCACTTTCACCACAACCACAATAGCATGGAATGGATTTGAGCAGCTCACGGTTTGCCGCAGCAACTTTGTAGGATCCAATAATGACAGGGTCTTGGTTGTCTAAAAATTTCGGTAGCTGATCAGCGGAAGCAGTCAATTCCTGCAAATCACCATTGGGGGCGTGCTGCGTGTGATCGCTATGATTCTGTTCAGCTTGATCAGTAGAGCCACAGCCGGCAGTAAGCAGAGCTGCGGTGATAAAAGTAATGGCTAACCATGATTTACGTTTCATCTTGGACATACCTCCTGCCAGTTATTTTATCATAATGAGATGGAGAAATTGTGAAGCTGGGAGAGAAGATGTACACTCATGATGTTTAAATCGGAATAAATCCTATTTACTTTTTAGGCTCCTCTCCGTATAATGAAAAACGACGAGGACGTAAATCGGAATCATTTTGAATTGGAGTAGGAGGAAATATAGATGAAAAGAGCTATGTTGGCAGCCCTCAGTTTCATTACGGCAGTGGGGCTGGTGGGATGTGGAGCAGCGAATGAAACGGCTGGTACTCCGCAAACTGGCAGTGACGCATCCGGGAAGCCAAAAGTATACACGACTATTTATCCCTTGGAATATGTAGCGAAGCGAATCGGCGGTGAACACGTTGAGGTAACGAATCTGGTTCCCGCTGGCGTAGAGCCTCATGATTTCGAGCCAACTGCAAAAGACATGGTCGCTCTGTCCGGAGCAGATATCTTCGCCTATAACGGCAGTGGTTTGGAGCTGTGGGTAGAGAAGGCTGTAACCAACCTCGACAAAAACAAGACAACGATCGTTAATGCGACGGAAGGTCTCGAGCTGATTAGTGCAGTTGAGCATGAGCATGAAGGAGAAGGACACACGGAAGAAGGTCACGCAGAAGAAGCAGGGCATGACCACGGGGATCTGGACCCTCATGTATGGCTCGATCCGATGCAACTGAAGGCACAGGCAGAGAAGGTCAAAAATACGCTCGTGCAAAAGGATCAAACGCACGCTGCTGATTACGAAAAGAACTACACACAATTAGCAACAGACCTGGAGCAGCTGGATAAAGAGTTCAAAGATATGGTTACGCAAGCACCGAAGAAAGAATTCATGGTTTCTCATAGCGCATTCAGCTATATGGCAAAACGCTACGGGCTGGAGCAAGTATCGATCTCTGGGGTCAATCCTTCTGATGAGCCATCCACGGCTGAGTTGAAGAGCTTGGTGGAGCATATAAAAGAACATAACATTTCGTATGTGCTGTTCGAGACGCTGGTTTCTCCAAAGGTAGCGGAAGTGATTGCGAAGGAAGCTGGCGTGAAGACGGCTACGCTCAATCCGTTGGAAGGTTTGACGGAAGACGATGTAAAGGCAGGCCGTGATTACTTGTCCATCATGCGTGACAATATGAATACATTAAAGACTGCACTCCAATAAGTTTTCCTTAGAAAAGATGTCGCTTGCCAGGCGGCATTTTTTCGTTAGTAGGATGCTTGTGGTTCGGGCAAAATCGTAGTACGATGAAGAGAATCAAATAAGAACAAATCCGATTTAAGGGATGGATATTTCATGGAACCAAATAAACAAGAGGTGCCTGTCATTAAGCTCACAGGCGTCTCCTTCCAATATGAAGACAAACAGGTTCTCGATGAGGTTGAATTCACACTGGAACGCGGAGACTTTGTGGGAATCGTCGGGCCGAATGGATCAGGAAAATCTACGCTGATGAAGCTGATTTTGGGTCTGTTGACGCCAAACAAAGGGACAGTGGAGCTGTTCGGGCAACCACTATCCAAGTTTCGTGAATGGAATCGCATTGGATACGTCGCTCAACAGGTCGCGCATGGGGCGGGTGGATTTCCGGCGACGGTGCGAGAAGTCGTGTCATCTGGATTGGTCGGTAAAGTGGGCCTTTTTCGTAGACTGACGAAACAGCATCATGAGAATGTACAGGCTGCGGTGGAGCGTGTCGGCTTGTTGGAAAAGCTGGATCAACGAATCGGCAACTTGTCCAGCGGGCAATTGCAGCGCGTATTCATTGCACGAGCTCTCGTAGCTGAACCGGAGCTGTTGATCCTCGATGAGCCAACAGTCGGGGTCGATCAGGAATCGATCGATCAATTTTACAGCTTGCTTCGTTCGCTTAAGGAAGAGAACGGATTGACGATGATGATCGTCAGCCACGATGTGGGAGTCATGTCGCAATGGGTGACCAAGGTGGCTTGTGTGCAGAAGAAGATTCACTTCCACGGAACGGCGCACGATTTTGAGCATAACCAAGAAAAAATCTTGCAGAGTATGTACGGTGATTCGGTCAGACTGCTGTCTCATCATCATTAAGCTTTGTAAATAGGTAAGAAAGAAGGAATATGCACATGCTTGCTGATTGGTGGCAGTATGATTTTTTGCGGTATACCCTGTTTTCAGGGATTTTAATTGGTCTGATCTGCCCTATTTTGGGCACGTTTCTCATTGTTCGTCGCTTGTCGATGATGGCAGATGGCCTGTCACACGTGACGCTGTCCGGTGTAGCTGCCGGGATGCTCATTTCCAAAAAGGTCGCCTTCTTCTCCGCAGTCAATCCGCTGTTTTTCGGGATGTTGTTTGCGGTGATTGGTTCGTTGTTCATCGAGCGGCTGCGTAAGGTGTACAAAGCGTATCAAGATTTGGCGATTCCGATTATTTTGTCCGCGGGGCTTGGGCTGTTTACGGTATTGATCAGTATCGCAGACGGTTTTAATGCAGACTTGTATTCGTACTTGTTCGGAAAAATCGTAACAGTGTCCATCGAAGACTTGTATGCGCTGATTGGTGTGGCAGTTGTCGTTTTAGGGACAGTTTTGTTGATTTACAAGGAGCTTTTCGCGGTCTCCTTCGACGAGGAATTTGCTCGCGTCTCCGGCGTGGCAAGGCGTTCGATCAACCTGTGGTTCATGGTGCTCGTCGCTCTGACGATTGCAGCTTCTATGCGTATAGTCGGTGTCCTGTTAATCTCGGCGCTGATTACCCTTCCGGTGGCTGCCAGTCTGCAAATCGCGAAAAGCTTTCGTCAAACGATTTTCTTGTCGATTTTGTTCGCGGAGTTTTCCGTGTTGAGCGGTTTGTATTTTGCCTATCTCCTTAATTGGGCATCTGGTGGTACAATTGTACTGATGGCAGTACTGGTTATGCTGGTTGTATTAGGTGTAAAGAAGCTGCGGGTCGCTTTCCGGTAAGAGTTATCCGGATATGACAAAAGGAAGGAGTGTTTGTCGATGAAAGTAGAAGAAGCGCTGCAAATATTGAAAGAACATGGTTTCAAGTATACCGGCAAG
This genomic stretch from Brevibacillus sp. DP1.3A harbors:
- a CDS encoding metal ABC transporter ATP-binding protein; translated protein: MEPNKQEVPVIKLTGVSFQYEDKQVLDEVEFTLERGDFVGIVGPNGSGKSTLMKLILGLLTPNKGTVELFGQPLSKFREWNRIGYVAQQVAHGAGGFPATVREVVSSGLVGKVGLFRRLTKQHHENVQAAVERVGLLEKLDQRIGNLSSGQLQRVFIARALVAEPELLILDEPTVGVDQESIDQFYSLLRSLKEENGLTMMIVSHDVGVMSQWVTKVACVQKKIHFHGTAHDFEHNQEKILQSMYGDSVRLLSHHH
- a CDS encoding FtsW/RodA/SpoVE family cell cycle protein — its product is MIENKRIAHYIKEVCGQIKNKEVHPAITLELENHFAEKIEDYREAGYGEDEATRIAIAEMGDPVDVGRYLHQAHKPRMEWGIVSIVGILLTIGLVILYSLHIAEDNRNLIGRQLVGIMIGTVVLVAILFWDYSKLKRYSKILYFGTMILLLYTLLAGRPITGIQYLEIGDSPLHFIGISPFLFIVALAGIFTEWKEHNRYTIVNVIAYFLPPCLLLTLGEYEFAILLYVGGYIALVIAAKPKKLVILSYLAMVFACVGGMVYLFAKPYHLDRLFYFLNPYLEPDGRGYIIIQSLKAIQSATLWGQGFGASLDALPALESDYIFAYMVYIFGPIVGIAFFILGVMLLLRLLHAIRRVKDVYGSLLLSGMIVLFFTPFFWGIFMTVGLAPPITVNLPFVGFGIVHTVLQMALIGLVLNIYRRKDIQPLIKAS
- a CDS encoding metal ABC transporter substrate-binding protein, with translation MKRAMLAALSFITAVGLVGCGAANETAGTPQTGSDASGKPKVYTTIYPLEYVAKRIGGEHVEVTNLVPAGVEPHDFEPTAKDMVALSGADIFAYNGSGLELWVEKAVTNLDKNKTTIVNATEGLELISAVEHEHEGEGHTEEGHAEEAGHDHGDLDPHVWLDPMQLKAQAEKVKNTLVQKDQTHAADYEKNYTQLATDLEQLDKEFKDMVTQAPKKEFMVSHSAFSYMAKRYGLEQVSISGVNPSDEPSTAELKSLVEHIKEHNISYVLFETLVSPKVAEVIAKEAGVKTATLNPLEGLTEDDVKAGRDYLSIMRDNMNTLKTALQ
- a CDS encoding metal ABC transporter permease, with protein sequence MLADWWQYDFLRYTLFSGILIGLICPILGTFLIVRRLSMMADGLSHVTLSGVAAGMLISKKVAFFSAVNPLFFGMLFAVIGSLFIERLRKVYKAYQDLAIPIILSAGLGLFTVLISIADGFNADLYSYLFGKIVTVSIEDLYALIGVAVVVLGTVLLIYKELFAVSFDEEFARVSGVARRSINLWFMVLVALTIAASMRIVGVLLISALITLPVAASLQIAKSFRQTIFLSILFAEFSVLSGLYFAYLLNWASGGTIVLMAVLVMLVVLGVKKLRVAFR
- a CDS encoding PadR family transcriptional regulator, whose translation is MAVNKELMKGSTVILILTLLEQKAMYGYEMIKTMETSSNGVLSLKEGTLYPILHTLESEGKVEAFWSEGEGERKRKYYQITREGKKYLKEKKQEWESFRTAVDSVLGGQPT
- a CDS encoding PCYCGC domain-containing protein encodes the protein MKRKSWLAITFITAALLTAGCGSTDQAEQNHSDHTQHAPNGDLQELTASADQLPKFLDNQDPVIIGSYKVAAANRELLKSIPCYCGCGESAGHGHNGNCFIKEEKSDGSIVWDDHGTRCGVCMEIAVISGKMKEEGKSTKEIRNYIDQTYGQGYGKPTPTPMPS